From the Bacteroidota bacterium genome, the window AAGACGAACTTGATTATCTGAAAGCCTCAGCCAGAGCAGTAAAAAAACAATATGTCGGGAACGTTACCTGGCTGCGCGGGCTGATTGAATTCTCGAATAAATGTTCCAAGAACTGCCTCTATTGCGGTATAAGGGCAGGCAATCAGGGTATTGACCGGTTCACGCTGAGTGAAGATGAAATCATGGAAGCGGCTGCTTTCGCTTATGAAAACCGGTACGGCTCACTTGTACTTCAATCGGGTGAACAGCAGAACAAAGAATTCATTGACTTTGTGTGCCGTATTACTTCGGCCATAAAAACAAAATACGATTTGGGAATTACACTTTCATGCGGAGAGCAGACCGAAGAAACCTACCGTCGATTCTACGAAAGCGGCGCGCACCGTTACCTGCTTCGTATAGAAACTTCATCGCCCGAATTGTACAGAAAAATTCATCCTGACGATAAAATCCATGATTTCGAAACACGGATAAATTGCCTGCACAGTCTTAAAAAGGCCGGCTTTCAGTTGGGAACAGGCGTTATGGTAGGCTTGCCCTTCCAGACACAGGAAGACCTTGCGGGCGATATTAAGTTCTTCAAAGATTTGGATATTGACATGGCAGGTATTGGTCCCTATATCGAACATGCCGACACCCCGCTCTATCAGTTCAGAAATGAATTGATGCCTCCCGAAGAACGATTACTGCTTACGCTGAAAATGATTGCCGTGCTGAGGCTGGCAATGAAAGATATCAATATAGCTTCAGCAACAGCCCTGCAGGCTATTGGTAAAATGGGAAGGGAGAAAGCGCTTCAGATGGGAGCCAATGTGATTATGCCGAACCTCACTCCCGAAAAGAACAGGAAACTGTATCAGCTGTATAAAGACAAACCATGCCTCGACGAAAATGCGGAACAATGTAAAGACTGCCTTGAAAAGCGCATCGCTATTGCCGGTGACCGCGTGGGATATGGTGAATGGGGCGACTCCAACCATTTTAATAATAAGAGAAAGTGATCTGACAACTAATCAAAACATAGAAATTCTATTATGGAAACAAAGATTATTACCGAGAACAAAACCATGGAATTGCTGCCAAAACTTGATTGCGGTGCCTGTGGTTACAAGACCTGCCTCGACTTCGCCGTTAAGATTGACGAAGGAAAGGAAGACCTTAAAAAATGCATCCACATCACCGCAGCTATAAGCGGTAAAGAAACCCACGGGAACTGCCTCGGCTGTGCCACAGAAGGCATGGCAGAAAAAATGGGCTGGAAAGACAGCCTTGACCGCGACTTTGACTTTATTATGGACTGCTTTGACAACGAACCCGGTCCGCGCGAAACCATTCTACCCTATAATCCGGCCCTCGTGAAAGAACTTGGCGTGAAAAAGGATGATGTGATGATTGGTCGCCCTATGGGCATGTCGTGCGGCTGCCCGATAACACACTGTGGTGTCGTTACCAGCGCTGACCCCCGCAATGGCGTTATCAACTGGTGCGTAACCGGTCCGCTGAGACCGCGTGCCGAAGGTTTTGTGGATATAGGTTATTATGTTGCACAGGCATACGAAGGACTCATCAAAGAATCGAAAGAGCCGATTAAGCTAGGCCGCAGATACTGGTTCCTGCCCCGCCGCTGCATGCTGCAGTGGAGACACAGCGGACTTGTAAACGCTGTTGTAAAGAATAAAGATGGCAGCTACAAAGTAAGAATCGAAGGACTGTATATCGGATAGTACGGTTCACATCATTCAATAAAAAAAGAGAGGCTTCACAAATGAAGCCTCTCTTTGTATTATCAAGAAGTTTATCTTCTAATAGGTAATAGTTACCACGCCGTTTCCTGTGCGGTAACCGGCAGTTGTTGATGTTCCGGTGCTACCGGGATATGAGATATAACTGGAGCCGCCTGCACCTGCAGAAACGTAACCGCCGCCGCCGCCGTAATAGCCGCCGCCGCCGCCGCCACCTGTGCAATATGTTGTAGGAGGACCTGCATCACCACCCTGACCTAATGAACCTGAGCCGGCATATTGCCCGTTGTAAGGCCCACCTGCGCCACCCGAAGTTTGTGTACCTCCGAGTCCCTGTGTCCCCGAAATCCAGCTTGCTGCGCCATTACCACCTGTAAGACCACCGCCTGAACCACCGAGTCCGCCACTATAACCGGTACCTCCGCCACCTCCGGCAACAATGATTCTGTCATTAAGACTGGTTGAAGTGCGCACATCAGACGCACCGCCGCCACCCCATCCATCGCTGCCACCGCCGCATGGCATCGCAATAATTTGTCCGCCACCGTTAAAACCTCCGCTTCCGGCACCCGGACGCAC encodes:
- the hydE gene encoding [FeFe] hydrogenase H-cluster radical SAM maturase HydE yields the protein MNTAEQHIRGIIERDTFTRVEILYLLALHTKDELDYLKASARAVKKQYVGNVTWLRGLIEFSNKCSKNCLYCGIRAGNQGIDRFTLSEDEIMEAAAFAYENRYGSLVLQSGEQQNKEFIDFVCRITSAIKTKYDLGITLSCGEQTEETYRRFYESGAHRYLLRIETSSPELYRKIHPDDKIHDFETRINCLHSLKKAGFQLGTGVMVGLPFQTQEDLAGDIKFFKDLDIDMAGIGPYIEHADTPLYQFRNELMPPEERLLLTLKMIAVLRLAMKDINIASATALQAIGKMGREKALQMGANVIMPNLTPEKNRKLYQLYKDKPCLDENAEQCKDCLEKRIAIAGDRVGYGEWGDSNHFNNKRK
- a CDS encoding (Fe-S)-binding protein, giving the protein METKIITENKTMELLPKLDCGACGYKTCLDFAVKIDEGKEDLKKCIHITAAISGKETHGNCLGCATEGMAEKMGWKDSLDRDFDFIMDCFDNEPGPRETILPYNPALVKELGVKKDDVMIGRPMGMSCGCPITHCGVVTSADPRNGVINWCVTGPLRPRAEGFVDIGYYVAQAYEGLIKESKEPIKLGRRYWFLPRRCMLQWRHSGLVNAVVKNKDGSYKVRIEGLYIG